The Salvia miltiorrhiza cultivar Shanhuang (shh) chromosome 1, IMPLAD_Smil_shh, whole genome shotgun sequence genome has a window encoding:
- the LOC131005502 gene encoding B-box zinc finger protein 19-like codes for MRTLCDVCESAAAILFCAADEASLCRACDDKVHMCNKLASRHVRVGLAEPSEVPRCDICENAPAFFYCEVDGTSLCLQCDMIVHVGGKRTHGRYLLLRQRVEFPGDKPGSGSSGEPGSQRLSPGEAKREPSHTTSPLRGNKGVQNHRVSADLTPDNNTENDGNMENMFIDLNSRPQRMPGQAPTYQGRGDGLGDNSHQSEGVVPNGYFKREPEK; via the exons ATGAGAACTCTGTGCGACGTCTGCGAGAGCGCGGCGGCGATTTTGTTCTGCGCCGCCGATGAGGCGTCGCTCTGCCGCGCTTGTGATGATAAG GTTCACATGTGTAACAAGCTTGCTAGTAGGCACGTACGAGTTGGACTAGCCGAGCCCAGTGAAGTCCCGCGTTGTGACATATGTGAGAACGCACCTG CTTTCTTTTATTGTGAGGTCGATGGAACTTCCCTTTGTCTGCAATGCGATATGATTGTCCACGTTGGTGGCAAAAGAACCCACGGAAGATATCTTTTGCTGAGGCAGAGAGTTGAG TTTCCAGGGGACAAACCTGGAAGTGGGAGCTCGGGTGAGCCAGGATCACAGAGACTGAGTCCCGGTGAAGCGAAGAGAGAGCCTTCTCACACCACGTCACCTCTTAGAGGAAACAAGGGTGTTCAAAATCATCGTGTTTCTGCTGATCTAACTCCGGATAACAACACTGAGAATGATGGGAACATGGAGAATATGTTTATTGATCTCAATTCGAGGCCTCAAAGAATGCCTGGTCAAGCTCCAACGTATCAG GGACGTGGGGACGGATTGGGCGACAACAGTCATCAATCCGAAGGTGTCGTTCCAAATGGATACTTCAAAAGGGAGCCTGAGAAGTAA